Below is a genomic region from Longimicrobium sp..
AGCACGGGCCGACCCTCCGAGCGCGCCACGTACGCCGACATCGACGCGGCGTACGACTACCTGACGCGCACCGAACGCGTGCCGGCGGAGCGGATCATCGCGCACGGCCGCTCGCTCGGCGGGGGCGTGGCGGCGGACCTCGCCAGCCGGCAGCCGGTGGCGGCACTGGTGCTGGAAAGCACGTTCACCACCATCCACGGCGCGGTCAGCGACTATCCCCTCGTGCCCTTCGACCGGTTCCGCACCTGGAGCAAGCTGCCGAAGGTGCGCGCGCCCGTGCTGGTGGTCCACGGCACGGAAGACGAAGTCATCGCGTTCGCCCACGGACGGCGCCTGTACCAGCGCGCCCCGTCTCCCAAGCGGCACTACTGGGTGAACGGCGCCGGGCACAACGATCTGTTGTGGGTGGCGGGAGATGAGTACTGGCGCGTGCTCACGGACTTCGCCGCCAGCCTGCCGG
It encodes:
- a CDS encoding alpha/beta hydrolase translates to MLIRFAVLVLAAYAIFAALVWFYAERLIFQPPAGRHPPSSDVVSIPRPDGGTLSAVHVRNPEARYTVLFSHGNAETIWHNLDFFREMAAAGFSVLAYDYSGYGLSTGRPSERATYADIDAAYDYLTRTERVPAERIIAHGRSLGGGVAADLASRQPVAALVLESTFTTIHGAVSDYPLVPFDRFRTWSKLPKVRAPVLVVHGTEDEVIAFAHGRRLYQRAPSPKRHYWVNGAGHNDLLWVAGDEYWRVLTDFAASLPAEGTSEALVHEPVNESELRAGPSWNIDDRQD